GGACGCGCAGGCCACGCAGCTCAACGCGATCCTCGACGAGCTCAAGGTGCCGTGCTGGCGCCCCGACCCCGGCGACAACCCCTGCCGGGTCGTCTGATGCCGCGTAGGAGAGCCCGCGTACCGGCGGCGGTGCTGCTCATCGCGCCGTCGCTGGTCGTGATGACCGCGCTGTTCGCCTGGCCGCTGCTCGTCGGCGTCAGCCAGGCGTTCAGCGGGCCGGACGGGCCGACGACGTCCTATGTGGAGCGGATGCTCGACGACCCGTACTTCTGGCCAGCCGTGCGCAACACCGCCCTGCTCGTCGTGGTGCTGGTGCCGCTGCAGTTCGCGTTCGCGCTCACGATGGCGCTGCTGCTGCGCGAGCGGCCGCGCTTCGCCGGCGTCCACTTCTTCATCTGGGTGATCCCCCTGGCCATCAGCGACCTCGCCGCCGGCCTCGTGTGGCTGTCGGTCTTCGCCGACCGCGGCTACCTCAACTCCACATTGGACCGGCTGGGGCTCGACGGGTACGCGTGGCTGTCGTACGAGAACACGACCTCGATGTTCCTCACCGTGGTTGTCGCCGAGCTGTGGCGCTCCACCTCGCTCGTGCTGGTCATCGTCGTCGCCGGCCTCCAGGGCATCCCGAAGGACTACGACGAGGCGGCCGAGGTCTTCGGCGCCTCGTACTGGCAGCGGCTGCGCCACGTCGTCCTCCCCCAGCTGCGGCCCAGCCTGCAGGTCGCGCTGATCCTGCGCACGATCCTGGCGCTGGAGACGTTCGCGGTGGCGCAGGCGCTGACCGGGCGCAACCTGCCGCTGCTCGTGGGCGAGACCTACGAGTGGTACAACGTGCTGCAGAACCCCAACGTCGCCAGCGCCATCGCGCTCGTCGTGCTGGCCGTGTCGATGCTCGCCGCGATCGGCTACCTGCGGCTGCTGCGCGACCGGACGGTGGCCCGATGAACGCCCGCCGTCGTGGCAACCGCGCCGCGGTCCAGGCGGCCTGCGTGGCGATCACCCTCTTCATGGGGGTACCGCTCTACCTGATCACACTCGCCGCACTGTCCAGCCGCGACTCGCTCAACCGCTTCCCGCTCCCGCTGCTGCCGACCGACCCGTCGACCGAGACGATGTCGACGTTCCTGCGCTCCACGGGCGTGACCGGCGGCTTCATCAACTCGGTGACCGTGGGGCTGGGGACCGTCGTGCTGGCGCTGCTCGTGGGCGTGCCGGCCGGGTACGCGGTGGCCCGGTACGCCTTCCGCGGCCGGGACACGTACCAGCTGTTCCTGCTGCTCATCCGCGCGCTGCCGATCGTCGTGCTGTCGGTGCCGCTGGCCCGGATCTTCCTGGACGTGGGCATGTACGACACGACATACGCCGTGATGCTCATCCACACCGCGCTGGCCCTGCCGACCACCGTGCTGATCACCGCGGCGATCTTCGTGGGCGTCTCCCGCGAGCAGGAGGAGGCCGCGATGATCTTCGGTGCCTCGGCCCCGCAGGCGTTCCTGCGCGTGGTGGCGCCGCAGGCGCTGCCGGGCATCGCGGCGGCGGCGATGTTCGCGTTCATGCTGTCGTGGAACGAGGTGCTCGGCGCCACCGTGCTGACCCTCAACCAGCGCACGCTGCCCGCGCAGGTGCTCACGACGCTGTCCGACTCGCCGCTGGCGTACCGCTTCGCCGGCGGCCTCGCCCTTGTCCTGCCGGCCGTGGTCTTCATCGCCGTGATGCGGCGCTATCTGCTGAACATGTGGGGGACGACACTGCGATGAGTGCTGTGGTGATGGAAAGCCTCGTGAAGACGTACGCGTCGGGCGGCAAGCGCGCCACCGACGAGGTGTCGCTGGAGGTGGCCGACGGCGAGTTCCTCGTGCTCGTCGGGCCGAGCGGCTGCGGCAAGACCACGCTGCTGCGCATGGTGGCCGGGCTGGAGACGCCGGACAGCGGTCGGGTCAGCATCGGCGGGCGGGACGTCACCGACCTGCCGGCCCGCCAGCGCGGCCTGTCGATGGTCTTCCAGTCCTACGCGATCTTCCCGCACATGAAGGTGCGGCAGAACATCGGCTTCGGCCTCACGATGCGCAAGGTGCCCAGGGACGAGGTCGAGCGGCGGGTCAAGCACGCCGCGGAGCTGCTGCACCTGGAGGAGTACCTGGACCGCTACCCGGCCCAGCTCTCCGGCGGCCAGCGGCAGCGGGTCGCGGTGGCCCGCGCGATCGTGGTGGACGCGGACGTGCTGCTGATGGACGAGCCGCTGTCCAACCTGGACGCCCTGCTGCGGCTGCAGTTCCGCGCCGAGCTGAAGCGCATCGTCGGGCAGCTCGGCACCACCACGCTCTACGTGACGCACGACCAGGCCGAGGCCATGTCCCTCGGCGACCGGGTGGCGGTGATGCGCGAGGGCAAGGTGGCACAGCTGGGCACGCCGCTCGCGGTGTACGACCGTCCGGCCGACCGCTTCGTCGGCGGTTTCCTCGGCTCGCCCCCGATGAACTTCCTGACCGCCCATGTCCGCGACGGCGCCCTGGCGGTCGGCGACGCCACGCTGCCCGCCCCCGACGAGCTGTCCACGTGGGAGGGTCGCGACGTGCTGGTCGGCGTCCGCGCGGAAAACATCCAGGTCGACGCGTCCGCCCAGCCCGGCTGGGTGCCCGCGCAGATCGAGGTCGTCGAGCCCACCGGCGCGGCGCTGCTGCTGACCGCGAGGCTCGGCGACGAGCAGGTCAAGGTCCAGGCTCCCACCACGTTCCCGGCCGAGCCCGACCAGCACGTCTACCTGCGCGCCGCACCCGAGTCCCTGCGCCTGTACGACCCCGCGACCGGCCTCGCCCTCGCGACCTGACCTCGCCGGTTGATCAGGGACTTCGTGGCGCGGCGCGCCGCCCGACACGCCCACCAGGTCCCTGATCGACAGGCGGGAGGAGCGCGCGAAGGCCGGCCACCACGGTGCGGCGCTCGGGCTCGCCGGTCAGCAGCCGCTGCACCGCCCACCCGGGCACCAGTGCGAACAGCGCCGCCCCCACGGCCGCCACGTCCGCGTCGGGTCGCAGCTCGCCGCGGTCGCGGGCACGGCGGGCGAGCGTGACGAAGCTGTCCCGCATCGGCGCGTACCGCGCGGCCATCAGCGTGTGCAGCGCCGGGTCGCGGGCGGCGCCGGCCCACACCTCGACCGCCAGCGGGAACGCGCCGCCCGGCCTGGTCTCCATCTCGGCGCTGGCCAGCGCGCGGTCCATCGCCTCCAGCAGCGGCACCGGCGCCGGGTCCGCCGCGACCCGGGCGAACGCGCCGATCACCCGGTCGGTGGCGTCCTCCGCAATCGCCGCGATGATCTCGTCCTTGCCGCGGAAGTAGCGGTACACAGCGCCGACAGACAGCCCCGCCTCCTCGATCACCTCCTGCATGGACGTGGCGTGGAACCCCTTGCGCAGGAAGCACGTCCGGGCGGCGTCGAGGATCTGGCGCCGGCGGGCGGCGAGGTGGGCTTCGGTGCGGCGTGGCATGGCACACATCGTAAAACGAATGCTCGTTCTTGACACCGGACGGCGGTCGATGGCAGCCTGATTGCAAGAGAACGAGTGTTCGTTTTGAGGAGTTGTCATGGCACAGCCGGGAGTTGGCACCACCCGCCGCCGCCCCTCGCCCGCCGCCCTCGCCCTGGTGATCGCGGTCGGCGTGGTCGCGCTGCAGGCCCTGCTCGTACCGCTTTTCAGCGCCCCCGCGGCCCACCTCGAGCCGCGCGACCTGCCAGTGGTCGTCGCCGGCCCCGCGCCCGCCGCGCAGGGCTTCGCCGGCCAGTTGGAGGCCGCCCGGCCGGGCGCGTTCGAGGTCACCACGCTCGCGGACGCCGCCGCGGCGGACGAGGCGCTGCGCGACCGCGACGCCTACGCCGCGTTCGTGGTCGGACCCGACGGGCTCACGCTGCACACCGCGCCGGCCGCCAGCCCGACCGTCGCGACGCTGCTCACCCAGGCATCCGCCCAGCTCAACGGCGGCCAGCCCGTGCGCACGGTCGAGGTCGTGCCGCTGGACCCGGACGACGCGCGGGGCACCGGCTTCGCCAGCGGGTTCCTGCCGCTCGCGATCACGTCGCTGCTCGCCGGCGCCGCGATCTACCTCACCGCCCGGGGTCGCCGCCCGCGCCTGGCCGGCCTGCTGGGGTTCGCGGCCCTCGCCGGCCTCACCGCGGCCGCGGTGCTGCAGTTCTGGCTCGGCGTGATCCCCGGCACCTACCTGCTGAACGCGGCCGCCATCGGCCTGTTCACCCTCGCCGTCGCCTCCTCGGTCGCCGGGCTGGGCGCCGTGCTCGGCGAGCGCGGCCTGGCGCTGGGCGTGCTGGTGGTCTTCCTGGTCGGCAACGCGCTCTCCGGCATCGCGGCCGCCCCGGAGCTGCTCCCCAGCCGTGGGGCGAGGTGGGCCAGTGGCTGCCGGTCGGCGCGGGTGGGACACTGCTCCGCTCGACCGCCTACTTCGACGGGGCGGGCGGCTGGCAGGCCGCTTGGATCCTGGCCGGGTACGGCATCGTCGGCCTCGTCCTCGTGGCACTCGGCCGCTCCCGGGTGAGCCCGGCGGCGACCGGGACGCCGGCCGGGACCGCGGAGCCGATCCCGAGCACTGTCTAAACGGGAATGTCACCAGTGGATCCCGCCCCGGCCCGCGCCGGGGCGGGATCTTGGCTGCTCATGGTCAGGATCCGTCCAGGCTGCGCCGGTCGCCGTCCGGGACCGGCGCGGCCCGGCAAGATTTTTCGAAACGGTGCCCAGCGCGACATGATGTAGCATCGGGCCGCTTGGGCAGTGCGTGACAACTCCCCTTCTGATAGTTGCTGTTTCGAGGAGGCTCGATGCCGACGGGCCGGCCGGCACCCCCACCCACCGGACGCTCGCCGACGCCGCCACCGCGCAGCTGCACGAGGCGATCCTGGCCGGCGATCTCGCCGCCGGGTCTGCGTTGCGCCTCACGGATCTCGCTGAGAGCCTCGGCATGAGCATGATGCCGGTCCGCGAGGCGATCCGGCGGCTGGAGTCGCTCGGCCTCGTCGAGGTCGTGCCGCACAAGGGCGCGTGGGTGCGCGAGCTCACCCTCGACGACGCGCACGACACCCACGAGATGCGGCTGCTGCTGGAGATCACCGCGATCGAGCGGGCGGCGCCGCGGTTTACCGACCGCGACACCGAAAAGGCGCGCGCCGCGCTCGACCGCCACGTCAGCGCCAGCCAGCTCGGCGACCAGGCCGCGGCCCGGCAGGCGCACACCGACTACCACTTCGCGATCTACGCCGCGGCCGGCTCGCGCTGGCTGCTGCGGGCGCTGGAGCCGGTGTGGCAAAACAGCGAGCGGTACCGGTTCGCCGGCACCCGCAGCCCCGAGGCGGCCGCCGAGCGCCACCGCGAGCACCAGGCGATCCTCGCGGCGTGCATGGCCCGCGACGCGGTGGCCGCGGCCGACGCGCTGCGCGTGCACATCCACAACTCCCGCTCCCGCGTCATCCAGAAGATGACCCGGCTGGACGACAAGGACGCGTAGGTGACGGAGCAGCAGCCCGAGCTCGGACCGGTCGGATACCGCATCATCCTGGAAAACGACCTGGTGCGGGTGTGGCAGGTCATGCTGGGCCCGGGCGAGACGCAGGCGCTGCACCACCACGAGCACCCGTACCTGGTGATCGCCGTCGAGGGCGCCATCAACCTCGTCGAGACCGTCGACGGCCAGCTGCGCGACGCCCCCGAGCCGACCGGCAGCGTCGTCTTCCGCCCCGCCGGCGACACCCACACCCTGACCAACGTCGGCGAAACCCGCTACGTGGCCCGCATAGTCGAGCTCAAGACCGCTTAGAGCCGCGCGCGGGCCCGCGCGGTCGGCGCCCGCCCGGGGGCGGGCGCCGCGCGGTTGATCAGGGAGTTGGCGGGCGTGCCGCCCGGCGTGTCCACCCACGAGGTCCCTGATCAACGGGGCGAGGCGGCCCCGATAGCGCTCAGGCCAGCGCGAAGTAGAGGAACGCGCCCACCAGAGCCGCGAAGGCTAGCAGCAAGCCGCCCACCAGCAGGGTTTCGCCCGCGCCGCTGCCTTCTCCGCTGGACTTCCGGTCGCTCACGATTCCACTCCAAGGTTTGATATCTGATCAAATCTCGGTTTCGGAGCATAGCGGGCTGTTGCGATCTTGGGAAGGCCGGCACCGGGCGGGTCGTGTGCGGGCGGAACTGTCGAATTTCGGCCGTACTTGACGGCGTGTTGGAGCCTCTTGTGTATAGAAAAAGTGTCATACCTGAAGGCGACACTCTGGTTGACGGAAGGGTCATGACGGAAGGCGCATTGGTGGGAAGTAGCCATGTATCAGGTGGATCTGGCATGCAGGTGCGAGGCGCTCTTCGCATCTGACCTCCAACACTCACAGCACCCCAATCCGATCGACGTGCGCGCGGCCGTGGCGCGCACCATCTCCCGGCTCGGCGAGACGGCATGCCTGGCCCGGATGGCGCAGGAGTTCGGCGACCACCCGGAGGCGGCCGCGGCGCGCATGCGCTGGGCCCGCGAGGCGGTGGAGTCCGCCTTCGCCGAGTCACGCGGCATCCCCACTCCGCGCGGCCCGCTGACGGCGGCCACACCCTAGCGGCGCAGGAGCACGGCCGCTAGCGGTGGCGGAGGATCGCTAGCGGTCGACCTGCGACGGGGCTGCGACGTCCTCGAAGCGAGTCAGCCCGGGCTCGGGCTCCACGCGGGCGGCGCGCACGATGAAGCTGACCGCGTGATACCAGCCGCAGAGGGCCAGCAGGTCCAGCAGCTGCCCCTCGTCGAAGTACACGAGCAGGTCGGCCCAGAGCCGGTCGTCCACATCGGAGTCGTGGTGGAGCTGCTCGGCGAGCTCCATCAGCAGGCGGTCGCGGGGCTCGTCCCAGCAGGCGTCCGCGCTGGAGCCGTGCGCGATCGAGCCCATCTGCGCCTCGGTGAAGCGGGCCCGCTCCGACCAGACGGCCATGTGCAGGCCCCACTGGTACTCGCATCCGCACAGCGCGCAGGTCCGCCCGATGATGATCTCGCGAGCCCGCAGGTCGACGCTGAGGGCGGTGCTCAGCTCGTACCCCATCCACTCGGTCATGGCATGCGCCATCTGGCGGTTGCGGGCCATGGTGCGCAGCACCCGCAAAGGCGGCAGCCCTGGCGGGATCATGCGCGCGAACAGGGCCTCGATCTTCGGTGGATACGGCTCCTCCACCGGCGCGATCCTCACCAAACCGCCATCGCCTCCCAAGGACCGCCCGGCATCAGCGGAAACATCCAGCTATGACGATATACCCCTAGGACCCCCAAGAGCCCTAACGTTCACCCCCATAACCACCCTCGGCCGCCAGACCACGCACAACCGCCGAAAAGATCCTCTAGGGTTTGCGCCATGGCGAGCTGGGAGGACGTGCGGCGGCTGGCGCTGGAGCTGCCGGAGACCGACGAGCACGAGTCCGGCGAAGGGCACCTGACCTGGCGGGTGAAGGAGAAGGGCTTCGTCTGGGAGCGGCCGCTGCGCAAGAGCGACCTGGCCGCGCTCGGCGACGCCGCCCCGGACGGTCCGGTCCTCTGTGCACGCGTGCCCGACGAGGGCGCCAAGCACGCGCTGATCGCGGACGACCCGGCGGTGTACTTCACGACGCCGCACTTCAACGGCTACCCGGCCGTGCTCGTCCGGCTCGACCACATCGAGGTGGCCGAGCTGGAGGAGCTGGTGGTGGAGGCGTGGCTGACCCGGGCGCCAAAGCGCCTGGCCAAGGAGTATCAGGCGGGTTCCGGAACGTAGAACTTGGTCGTGGCCTCCACGGCCGCCGCCACCCGCTCCGGCTCGGCGCCCGAGGCCAGGTGGGCCTCACCCCACGCCGCGGCGCTGCGCCGGCTGAACTCGCGGGCCTCCGGCGACGCCTCGAACTCGCTCGCGTCCTTGATCTCGGCGCCGACCAGGTGCTGCGCGAGGCCCATGAGGGCGAGGTCCCAGCCCACGCCGGTGGCGCCCGGCCCGTACGTCGCCATGAACTCCTCGTCGACGATCGCCGTGTGCGTCAGCGCGAAGTCGGTGCCGCCGCCGGCGCCGGGCGAGAGCCGCACCTCGACCTCGCTGGTACCCCGCTGGGCGTCCTCGCCGTAGAGCCACGAGACCCGCAGCAGGCGCGGCGGCTGGCACTGGAGGATCTCGCCGGCGGCGTTGCCCTCCAGTTGGTACGTGCCGCCCAGCCGCAGGTCACCACTCACCGGCAGGAACCACCGGCCCACCCGCTCCGGGGTGGTGATGGCGTCCCAGACGTCCTCGACGTCCGCGTCGTAGTGGCGTCGCAGCACGATGGCGTCGCCCTCGCCGGCCGGGAGCGGCCCCTTCCCCACTTCGCGGTGCGTGGCGGCGAGCTCGTCGAGTACGTCCGTCATGTCTCATCCTTCCGGAGGCGCCGGCCCGGCTGCCTCAAGACCCTTGCAACACCGAGAGGACATTGCCAGCCGGGTCGGTGAACCACGCGATCAGCGGGCCTTCGCCCCGACTGATGCCCTTCTCGTCCTGCGGGAAACCGTCGTAGCGCGTCATGGACACGCCGCGGGCGGCCAGCCCGTCCACGGCCTTGTCGATGTCGTCGACCGGGAAGTTCAGGATTGTGAACGTCGCCGGGGTGTGGTTCTCCTTCGGGTACACGAGGATGTCACCGCCGCCGTCGATGTGCAGCGTGAGCATGCCGTGTTCCTCCGTGACCCGCAGGCCGAGCGTGTCGGCGTAGAACGCCTTCGCGGCCGGGATGTCGTCGACCGAGAAGCCGCTGAACGCCGTCGTGCTCCCGAACATGGTGAGTCCCTCCTGCCAATGTGACCTATCTTGCCCCGGATGGGGCACATGTGCTCCGGGATCCGTACAGCTGGTCCACGACGCACCTCGCCCACCGCATGCGCGGGGCGGCGGTCTCGGGGTGGTCGCCGTACGCCTCGGCCACGTCCGCGGCCACTCCACGTGTGCCCCCGCGTGCACGAATCGCGGTACGGATGGCCGCGTCGACGTCCGCGTAGGACGGGTTTCCGGCGGCGGACAGGTGGCTGGTGAAAAGGGCCTCGGCGCGGGCGGCGGTCAGCAGGTCGGCGGTGCTTTTCATCGGTCTCTCCTCCTCGCGAACGTGCCTTTGAGGAGTAGGACCGCCCGGCCGCCGAGAACTCATCGGACCGCGCGATAAAAAGTCGACGGAAATCCGACGGTCATTCATGGATCTATCTATTCGCCTCCGTTGTAGGTAGGGTCGCCGGTGCCGGCGGGGCGGGGGCCACGCCGGTCCGATTTTCGGGCGCTGCTCACGCGTCGCGCACACGCGAGGCCGCGTGCGGCGCCGGAAGACCTCAGAGGGGGAACCATGCGTCGAACCATCGCGATGGTTGCTGCCTGCTTACTGGCGGCGGTCACGATCGCACCGGGCGGTGCGTCCGCGCGGGCGAAACCGGACGTGGACACCAAGAAAGCACTCTCGAACGGGCTCCAGGTCGCCCCCAAGGCGACCGCGAAGAGCAAGACGGCGAACGCCAAACCGGCGGGCGCCAACCCTTACCTTTCGCTGCTGCCAGACCCCGCCGCGGCGGACCTGTCCGGCTGGGACCGTTACCTGGCAGCGAAGGGCAAGGAGCGGGCCAAGGCGCGCACCACCCAGCAGAAGGCCCTGGCCGTCCAGCCGCTCCTCGTCGACGAGGACGAGCCGGTCGGCGTGCGCGGCTCCAACGACACCGCCGCCACCGCGCAGCGCGTGCCGGGCTTCGGGACGAACACCGGCCAGAACCCCAAGGCCCGCGTGCTCGGCACCCTCTCGCCCGAGCGTGTGACCGCCGTCGACACCGAGCCGAACGCGGAGGACGACGGCTCGATCCCCCTCGCCGGCGAGACCGGCATCGGCGAGACCGTCGACGGCATCACGACGACCGGCGTCGTGGGTGACGGTCCGCACGGCAGCGCGGGCTCGGGCTCGGGCGACTTCGACGTGTACAAGCTGACCGCGCAGGCCAACGAGAGCCTCACGGTCGACATCGACACCCCCACCGGCAGCGAGCTCGACTCGATCCTGCTGCTGTTCGACGCCGAGGGCGAGCTGATCGCCACCGCGGACGACGACGGCGACAGCCTCGACAGCCTGCTGACGTTCCAGTTCAGCGAGGCGGGCGACTACTACCTGTTCGTCACCGGCTTCCTGACCCTGCCGAACGACCCGTTCGACTCCGCCAGCGGCACCGGCGCCGAGACCGAGGGCCCGTACGGCGTCACGATCACCGTCGGCGCGGCGGACGTCGACTTCTTCGCGGTGCGCCTGCGCAAGGGTGACGTGCTCGGCGCGACCGTGACCGGCGCCGCGACGCTGCTGTCCGTGTGGGACACGGTGCCGCGCGAGGTGCAGGGCTCGGCGCAGGACGCCTCGTACCTCTTCCCCGCCACCACCCCGCTTCCCGGCGGCGGCAACGCGGTGGTCGACCACGTGGCCGAGAAGGCAGGCTGGCACTACGTCGCGGTCTCCTCCGGCGGCGGCTCGTACGACATCACCGTCGAGGCGTACCGGCCGGCGCTGGAGAGCGAGGCACCCCCGGTGCAGACGCTCTTCCTGGACTTCGACGGCGCGCGGCTCAACACCGCCATCTTCGGCGGTCCGGGCGTGCGGACGCTGAGCCCGTTCAGCGCGTTCCTCGGCCGGTGGGGCCTGACCCGCGCCGACGAGGACGCGGTGATCGACGCCGTGCTCGCCACCGTCGAGGAGAACCTCAAGACGGACCTTGTGGCCAGCGGCCTCAACGGGCGCTTCCGGATCCAGATCAAGAACAGCCGCGACCACCGCGACACGTTCGGCCAGACGAACGTGAGCCGCATCGTCGTCGGCGGCACGATCGACGAGTCCGGCATCCCCACGATCGGCGTCGCGCAGACCATCGACCCCGGCAACTTCGAGACCGAGGAGAGCGCGCTGGTCCTGCTCGACGTGCTGAGCGACCCGGCCGGCGACGACGCCTCGCTGAACACGTACATCACGCCGGCCAGCGACAAGGTGGCCTTCGTCGGGCGCGCGCTCGGCAACGTGATCGCGCACGAGGCGGGGCACTTCTTCGGCGACTGGCACGTCGACCAGTTCAACGACGTCCCGAACCTCATGGACCAGGGCGGCAACTTCCCGGTCATGTTCGCGGTGGGTCCGGACAACATCGGCGGTACCGGTGACGACATCGACGTGGACTTCGGCGAGGACGAGTTCAACCCCGGTGAGGGCTTCACCGGCACGGAGGACACGCAGAGCCGCGTCGTGCTCGGCGTGACCAGCTAGCCCATCTGTCGGGCCCGGACGGCGTCGCGGTGGACGCCGTCCGGGCCCGCACCTTGTCCGCCCCCGGTCCGTTGCTCCCCGCGGCCGGCTGCATCGGGCCTGTTGTGTGACCGCGCCCACGGCCCGGCAGGTGTGACCGACCGGTCCAGCCGCCCACATCGGTCACCGCGGCGCACACCGCGTCGTCCGCGATCACCAGCCGCGGCCCGGACCGGCAGCCCCGGCTCGGCGACAGCTACCCACACCGTATCGACGACCACAGCCACAGTGCCTACACCGACCCCCTGGCGGACCGCACCCAAGGGTCGCGATCTAGGTATACCTAGTGGCTCCTTACGCCCCTCACCGGCGCCGCCTAAGCCCCTCTGAGCGGCCAAGATACGAAAGCGCTCCCGATG
The window above is part of the Phytohabitans houttuyneae genome. Proteins encoded here:
- a CDS encoding SRPBCC family protein; protein product: MTDVLDELAATHREVGKGPLPAGEGDAIVLRRHYDADVEDVWDAITTPERVGRWFLPVSGDLRLGGTYQLEGNAAGEILQCQPPRLLRVSWLYGEDAQRGTSEVEVRLSPGAGGGTDFALTHTAIVDEEFMATYGPGATGVGWDLALMGLAQHLVGAEIKDASEFEASPEAREFSRRSAAAWGEAHLASGAEPERVAAAVEATTKFYVPEPA
- a CDS encoding GntR family transcriptional regulator is translated as MTTPLLIVAVSRRLDADGPAGTPTHRTLADAATAQLHEAILAGDLAAGSALRLTDLAESLGMSMMPVREAIRRLESLGLVEVVPHKGAWVRELTLDDAHDTHEMRLLLEITAIERAAPRFTDRDTEKARAALDRHVSASQLGDQAAARQAHTDYHFAIYAAAGSRWLLRALEPVWQNSERYRFAGTRSPEAAAERHREHQAILAACMARDAVAAADALRVHIHNSRSRVIQKMTRLDDKDA
- a CDS encoding carboxymuconolactone decarboxylase family protein; this encodes MEEPYPPKIEALFARMIPPGLPPLRVLRTMARNRQMAHAMTEWMGYELSTALSVDLRAREIIIGRTCALCGCEYQWGLHMAVWSERARFTEAQMGSIAHGSSADACWDEPRDRLLMELAEQLHHDSDVDDRLWADLLVYFDEGQLLDLLALCGWYHAVSFIVRAARVEPEPGLTRFEDVAAPSQVDR
- a CDS encoding carbohydrate ABC transporter permease, which codes for MNARRRGNRAAVQAACVAITLFMGVPLYLITLAALSSRDSLNRFPLPLLPTDPSTETMSTFLRSTGVTGGFINSVTVGLGTVVLALLVGVPAGYAVARYAFRGRDTYQLFLLLIRALPIVVLSVPLARIFLDVGMYDTTYAVMLIHTALALPTTVLITAAIFVGVSREQEEAAMIFGASAPQAFLRVVAPQALPGIAAAAMFAFMLSWNEVLGATVLTLNQRTLPAQVLTTLSDSPLAYRFAGGLALVLPAVVFIAVMRRYLLNMWGTTLR
- a CDS encoding TetR/AcrR family transcriptional regulator translates to MPRRTEAHLAARRRQILDAARTCFLRKGFHATSMQEVIEEAGLSVGAVYRYFRGKDEIIAAIAEDATDRVIGAFARVAADPAPVPLLEAMDRALASAEMETRPGGAFPLAVEVWAGAARDPALHTLMAARYAPMRDSFVTLARRARDRGELRPDADVAAVGAALFALVPGWAVQRLLTGEPERRTVVAGLRALLPPVDQGPGGRVGRRAAPRSP
- a CDS encoding ABC transporter ATP-binding protein translates to MSAVVMESLVKTYASGGKRATDEVSLEVADGEFLVLVGPSGCGKTTLLRMVAGLETPDSGRVSIGGRDVTDLPARQRGLSMVFQSYAIFPHMKVRQNIGFGLTMRKVPRDEVERRVKHAAELLHLEEYLDRYPAQLSGGQRQRVAVARAIVVDADVLLMDEPLSNLDALLRLQFRAELKRIVGQLGTTTLYVTHDQAEAMSLGDRVAVMREGKVAQLGTPLAVYDRPADRFVGGFLGSPPMNFLTAHVRDGALAVGDATLPAPDELSTWEGRDVLVGVRAENIQVDASAQPGWVPAQIEVVEPTGAALLLTARLGDEQVKVQAPTTFPAEPDQHVYLRAAPESLRLYDPATGLALAT
- a CDS encoding carbohydrate ABC transporter permease, coding for MPRRRARVPAAVLLIAPSLVVMTALFAWPLLVGVSQAFSGPDGPTTSYVERMLDDPYFWPAVRNTALLVVVLVPLQFAFALTMALLLRERPRFAGVHFFIWVIPLAISDLAAGLVWLSVFADRGYLNSTLDRLGLDGYAWLSYENTTSMFLTVVVAELWRSTSLVLVIVVAGLQGIPKDYDEAAEVFGASYWQRLRHVVLPQLRPSLQVALILRTILALETFAVAQALTGRNLPLLVGETYEWYNVLQNPNVASAIALVVLAVSMLAAIGYLRLLRDRTVAR
- a CDS encoding pre-peptidase C-terminal domain-containing protein, whose translation is MRRTIAMVAACLLAAVTIAPGGASARAKPDVDTKKALSNGLQVAPKATAKSKTANAKPAGANPYLSLLPDPAAADLSGWDRYLAAKGKERAKARTTQQKALAVQPLLVDEDEPVGVRGSNDTAATAQRVPGFGTNTGQNPKARVLGTLSPERVTAVDTEPNAEDDGSIPLAGETGIGETVDGITTTGVVGDGPHGSAGSGSGDFDVYKLTAQANESLTVDIDTPTGSELDSILLLFDAEGELIATADDDGDSLDSLLTFQFSEAGDYYLFVTGFLTLPNDPFDSASGTGAETEGPYGVTITVGAADVDFFAVRLRKGDVLGATVTGAATLLSVWDTVPREVQGSAQDASYLFPATTPLPGGGNAVVDHVAEKAGWHYVAVSSGGGSYDITVEAYRPALESEAPPVQTLFLDFDGARLNTAIFGGPGVRTLSPFSAFLGRWGLTRADEDAVIDAVLATVEENLKTDLVASGLNGRFRIQIKNSRDHRDTFGQTNVSRIVVGGTIDESGIPTIGVAQTIDPGNFETEESALVLLDVLSDPAGDDASLNTYITPASDKVAFVGRALGNVIAHEAGHFFGDWHVDQFNDVPNLMDQGGNFPVMFAVGPDNIGGTGDDIDVDFGEDEFNPGEGFTGTEDTQSRVVLGVTS
- a CDS encoding cupin: MTEQQPELGPVGYRIILENDLVRVWQVMLGPGETQALHHHEHPYLVIAVEGAINLVETVDGQLRDAPEPTGSVVFRPAGDTHTLTNVGETRYVARIVELKTA
- a CDS encoding MmcQ/YjbR family DNA-binding protein, with the protein product MASWEDVRRLALELPETDEHESGEGHLTWRVKEKGFVWERPLRKSDLAALGDAAPDGPVLCARVPDEGAKHALIADDPAVYFTTPHFNGYPAVLVRLDHIEVAELEELVVEAWLTRAPKRLAKEYQAGSGT
- a CDS encoding VOC family protein encodes the protein MFGSTTAFSGFSVDDIPAAKAFYADTLGLRVTEEHGMLTLHIDGGGDILVYPKENHTPATFTILNFPVDDIDKAVDGLAARGVSMTRYDGFPQDEKGISRGEGPLIAWFTDPAGNVLSVLQGS